A stretch of the Arachis stenosperma cultivar V10309 chromosome 6, arast.V10309.gnm1.PFL2, whole genome shotgun sequence genome encodes the following:
- the LOC130935619 gene encoding probable BOI-related E3 ubiquitin-protein ligase 3, whose amino-acid sequence MVFPQHQFQRHYQTHHHHQQQQPQTKSFRNLQAMEAHMPPQVPFYNPTDLQDQSQHPPYIPPFHVVGFAPGPVPPADGSDGGVDLQWNYGLEPERKRLKEQDFLENNSQVSSVDFLQPLSVSTGLGLSLDNPRLVSTGDSALLSLIGDDIERELQQQELEVERFLKLQGEQMRQSILDKVQASQLQSVLFIEDRVLQKLREKEAEVESINRRNMELEDQMEQLTMEAGVWQQRAKHNESMIAALKFNLQQAYVQSRDSKEGCGDSEVDDTASCCNGRSIDFHLLSKENNGMREMMTCKACRVNEVSMLLLPCKHLCLCKDCESKLSFCPLCQSSKFIGMQVYL is encoded by the exons atggTTTTCCCTCAGCACCAGTTCCAACGGCACTACCAaacccaccaccaccaccagcaACAACAACCACAAACTAAATCTTTCAG AAACCTGCAAGCAATGGAAGCTCATATGCCACCTCAGGTTCCCTTTTACAATCCCACTGATTTGCAAGATCAGTCCCAACATCCACCATACATTCCTCCAT TCCATGTTGTTGGGTTTGCTCCGGGTCCAGTTCCACCTGCCGATGGTAGTGACGGTGGTGTTGATTTGCAATGGAATTACGGTTTGGAACCTGAGAGGAAGAGACTAAAAGAACAGGATTTCTTGGAGAACAATTCTCAGGTATCTTCTGTAGATTTCCTGCAGCCACTATCGGTGTCCACTGGATTGGGCTTGTCACTTGACAATCCCCGCTTGGTTTCAACCGGAGACTCTGCTCTGTTGTCACTCATTGGAGATGACATTGAGCGTGAGTTACAGCAGCAGGAATTAGAGGTAGAAAGGTTTCTCAAATTGCAG GGGGAACAAATGAGGCAATCAATTTTAGATAAGGTTCAGGCTTCACAGCTTCAGAGCGTTTTGTTTATCGAAGACAGGGTCCTTCAGAAACTCCGCGAGAAGGAAGCCGAGGTAGAAAGCATTAACCGGAGGAACATGGAGCTGGAAGACCAAATGGAGCAATTAACTATGGAAGCAGGTGTGTGGCAGCAAAGAGCCAAGCACAACGAGAGCATGATTGCTGCTCTCAAGTTCAACCTTCAGCAAGCGTATGTCCAGAGCCGAGATAGTAAGGAAGGATGTGGCGACAGTGAGGTGGACGACACGGCTTCTTGCTGCAACGGCCGTTCCATCGATTTCCATCTTCTCTCAAAGGAGAACAATGGTATGAGAGAGATGATGACATGTAAGGCTTGTAGAGTCAACGAAGTTAGCATGCTTTTGTTACCTTGTAAGCATCTTTGCCTTTGTAAAGACTGTGAAAGTAAGCTTAGTTTTTGTCCTTTATGTCAATCCTCTAAATTTATTGGTATGCAGGTCTATTTGTAA